In one Bacteroidota bacterium genomic region, the following are encoded:
- a CDS encoding Do family serine endopeptidase: MNYKKILGTFLVACLGGAVALGVFKIVEKKNPKSIEEMQGKVAFANLRNPDGTPAFDFTQPSAVATPAVVHIKTTAEAVSGGEGFDFHQFFGEGFEMPELQPGGGSGSGVIMTPDGYIATNNHVIEGANTIEVVLNDKRSFQAELVGRDPSTDLALLKIEATDLSFLRFGNSDNVKVGEWVMAVGNPFNLTSTVTAGIVSAKGRNINLLRDANNQYAIENFIQTDAAVNPGNSGGALVNMDGELIGINTAIATRTGSYAGYSFAVPVNIVKKVMDDILKYGEVQRGFLGIEIADVTAALAQEKGIKDIKGVYVNRVNESSAAEKAGIKDGDVIIKINDVAVNSSSELQEQVSRYHPGDKLNVTVKRKDKEMVLNPVLKNREGTTEIVKKSDKKESVTAMKGVELEGIDAADKKKFSIKNGVKLKKVSNGPFKNARVPEGFIITHIDKKPVYTTTEAKRLLETKKGGILVEGYNPDGSEGVYGLKLE, encoded by the coding sequence ATGAATTATAAGAAAATTTTAGGAACCTTTTTAGTAGCCTGCCTCGGCGGGGCCGTGGCGTTGGGCGTTTTTAAAATCGTAGAAAAGAAAAACCCGAAAAGTATTGAAGAAATGCAGGGTAAAGTAGCCTTTGCTAACTTAAGAAACCCTGACGGTACTCCTGCTTTTGATTTTACACAACCTTCAGCAGTAGCTACCCCTGCAGTGGTGCATATTAAAACCACAGCCGAAGCAGTGAGCGGTGGTGAAGGCTTTGATTTTCACCAATTTTTCGGTGAGGGGTTTGAAATGCCCGAATTGCAACCGGGCGGCGGTTCAGGTTCAGGTGTAATTATGACTCCTGACGGATATATAGCCACCAATAATCACGTAATTGAAGGTGCCAACACTATTGAAGTAGTATTGAATGATAAACGCAGTTTTCAAGCTGAGTTGGTAGGTCGCGACCCAAGTACTGACCTTGCCCTTTTAAAAATAGAAGCGACTGACTTGTCGTTCTTGCGTTTTGGTAACAGCGATAATGTAAAAGTAGGAGAATGGGTAATGGCAGTGGGCAATCCCTTTAACCTTACCAGCACGGTTACCGCAGGGATTGTGAGTGCCAAAGGCCGTAACATCAACCTGTTGCGCGATGCCAATAACCAATACGCTATTGAGAACTTTATACAAACCGATGCGGCTGTAAACCCCGGAAACAGTGGCGGTGCCTTGGTAAACATGGACGGTGAGTTGATTGGTATCAACACCGCCATTGCCACCCGTACAGGTTCGTATGCGGGTTATTCTTTTGCCGTTCCCGTGAATATTGTGAAAAAGGTAATGGACGATATCCTAAAATACGGCGAAGTACAACGCGGCTTTTTGGGTATTGAAATTGCCGATGTAACAGCTGCTCTTGCGCAAGAAAAAGGCATCAAGGATATTAAAGGTGTGTATGTGAACCGTGTGAACGAGAGCAGTGCTGCCGAAAAAGCCGGTATTAAAGACGGTGATGTGATTATAAAGATTAATGATGTAGCTGTTAACTCATCGTCTGAATTGCAAGAGCAGGTGAGCCGTTACCACCCCGGTGATAAACTGAATGTTACCGTGAAACGTAAGGACAAAGAAATGGTGCTGAACCCTGTGCTTAAAAACCGAGAGGGAACTACTGAAATAGTAAAAAAATCAGACAAGAAAGAGAGCGTTACAGCTATGAAGGGTGTTGAGTTGGAAGGCATTGACGCAGCTGATAAAAAGAAATTCAGTATCAAAAACGGCGTGAAATTGAAAAAAGTGAGCAATGGTCCGTTTAAAAATGCCCGTGTTCCCGAAGGTTTTATCATCACCCACATTGATAAAAAACCTGTATATACTACAACTGAAGCCAAACGTCTTTTAGAAACCAAAAAAGGCGGCATATTGGTTGAAGGATACAACCCCGATGGCAGCGAAGGGGTGTATGGTTTGAAACTTGAATAA
- a CDS encoding diaminopimelate epimerase codes for MEIEFFKYQGTGNDFIMVDNRNLALPQKNTELYRRLCDRRFGIGGDGFIMVQNKEGYDFEMVYFNSDGNESSMCGNGGRCITMFAKQLGIINTKAHFLAVDGPHDAEIFDDGRVSLYMKNVDEVERIGNDLFLNTGSPHYVRFIEGDIDAFDLITEAHKVRYNERFAAQGTNVNIVKPEGSVLKVRTYERGVEGETFSCGTGVTAVALAAAANTPNGKDIVQPISTPGGNLQIVFDKIGPDKFENIRLEGPAEFLFGGRVSV; via the coding sequence GTGGAGATAGAATTTTTTAAATACCAAGGCACAGGGAATGATTTTATAATGGTTGACAACCGCAACCTTGCCTTACCCCAAAAGAATACTGAATTGTACCGCAGGCTTTGCGACCGTCGTTTTGGCATTGGCGGCGATGGTTTTATAATGGTACAAAACAAAGAGGGGTATGATTTTGAGATGGTTTACTTTAACAGCGACGGCAATGAGAGCAGTATGTGCGGCAATGGCGGACGCTGTATAACCATGTTTGCCAAGCAATTGGGTATTATAAATACGAAAGCCCACTTTTTAGCAGTTGACGGGCCGCACGATGCCGAAATTTTTGACGATGGCCGTGTGAGCTTATACATGAAAAATGTGGACGAGGTTGAAAGAATTGGCAATGATTTGTTCCTCAATACAGGCTCTCCGCATTATGTGAGGTTTATTGAGGGGGATATTGATGCTTTTGATTTGATTACCGAAGCGCATAAAGTGCGTTATAACGAACGCTTTGCTGCACAAGGCACTAACGTTAATATAGTGAAACCCGAAGGTAGCGTGCTAAAAGTACGTACCTATGAACGCGGTGTAGAGGGTGAAACTTTCTCATGCGGTACAGGGGTTACGGCGGTTGCGCTGGCTGCTGCTGCAAACACACCCAACGGCAAGGATATTGTGCAACCTATCAGCACACCGGGCGGCAATTTGCAAATTGTGTTTGACAAAATAGGCCCTGACAAGTTTGAGAATATCCGTTTGGAAGGTCCTGCTGAATTTTTATTTGGCGGTCGCGTAAGCGTTTAA
- the fsa gene encoding fructose-6-phosphate aldolase: MKFFIDTANLDQIREANDLGVLDGVTTNPSLMAKEGIKGQDAVMAHYKAICNIVDGDISAEVISTDFEGIVREGEILAAIDEKIVVKVPMIKDGVKALNYFANKGIKTNCTLVFSPGQALLAAKAGATYVSPFLGRLDDISFNGLELIAQMSSMYAVQGYATQILAASIRNPVHIVKCAELGAHVITSPLDSIMALLNHPLTDIGLKKFLADHAKLNS, encoded by the coding sequence ATGAAGTTTTTTATTGATACCGCCAATCTTGACCAAATACGCGAAGCAAACGATTTAGGCGTATTAGACGGGGTTACTACCAACCCTTCACTAATGGCTAAAGAAGGCATTAAAGGGCAAGATGCTGTAATGGCACATTACAAAGCCATTTGTAACATTGTTGACGGTGATATAAGTGCCGAAGTAATCAGCACTGATTTTGAAGGTATTGTTCGCGAAGGTGAAATACTGGCTGCTATTGATGAAAAAATAGTAGTAAAAGTACCGATGATTAAAGATGGTGTAAAAGCGTTGAACTACTTTGCAAACAAAGGTATCAAAACTAACTGCACACTTGTGTTTTCACCCGGACAGGCATTGTTGGCGGCTAAAGCCGGTGCAACGTATGTATCTCCATTTTTGGGTCGTTTGGATGATATTTCATTCAACGGTTTGGAACTGATTGCCCAAATGAGCAGCATGTATGCCGTGCAAGGATATGCTACCCAAATTTTGGCAGCTTCTATCCGTAACCCTGTGCACATTGTTAAATGTGCCGAATTAGGAGCACACGTTATCACCAGCCCGCTTGACAGCATTATGGCGTTGTTGAACCATCCTTTGACTGATATCGGCTTGAAGAAGTTTTTGGCCGACCATGCTAAACTAAACAGCTAA
- a CDS encoding nicotinamide mononucleotide transporter → MEDLLRFYGIDWVAMALSLYAVYLLGNRNKWGFVSFIISNALWVYVGYLTGSYAIAIGNFVFLLMNSRGYLKWVREARVSQN, encoded by the coding sequence ATGGAAGACTTATTGCGGTTTTACGGGATTGATTGGGTAGCAATGGCTCTTAGCTTGTATGCGGTGTATTTATTGGGCAACCGCAACAAATGGGGCTTTGTGTCATTTATCATCTCCAATGCGTTGTGGGTGTATGTGGGGTATCTAACGGGTAGCTATGCTATTGCCATCGGTAATTTTGTATTTTTACTGATGAACTCTCGCGGGTATTTGAAATGGGTGCGTGAGGCACGGGTATCACAAAATTAA
- a CDS encoding helix-turn-helix domain-containing protein, producing the protein MNNLYVEQQQQAFLRCKTEFEDARYRPETPLGCFTLIWQRKHSAKLMVDGLPMKLQEGQVLALGFENRIDFAPTEGTVIVEFNRDFYCVIDHDKVVSCSGILFWGAKGAEALTLGDVETEQLEGLLLLFAEEFKSEDNLQGEMLRILLKRMIIILTRLAKKQLYGRLNYAETDLDAVRTYSRLVDVNYRQLHTVTEYAAMMNKSPKTLSNLFHLFYSKTPLQIIHERITLAAKRMLMFTDKSTKEIGFELGFDDASKFSRFFKTQTGYSPTSFKDGLLKTEPREELVS; encoded by the coding sequence ATGAACAATCTATACGTTGAACAACAACAGCAGGCTTTCTTGCGCTGCAAAACTGAGTTTGAAGATGCCCGCTACCGACCCGAAACTCCGCTGGGATGTTTTACGCTGATATGGCAACGAAAGCATTCGGCTAAACTAATGGTGGACGGATTGCCAATGAAACTGCAAGAAGGGCAGGTATTGGCGTTGGGCTTTGAAAACCGTATTGACTTTGCACCAACCGAGGGGACGGTGATTGTTGAATTTAACCGCGATTTTTATTGTGTGATTGACCACGACAAGGTGGTTTCTTGCTCGGGTATATTGTTTTGGGGGGCGAAAGGTGCTGAGGCATTAACGCTTGGCGATGTAGAAACCGAACAATTGGAAGGTTTGCTTTTACTTTTTGCCGAAGAATTTAAAAGCGAGGACAATTTGCAAGGTGAGATGCTGCGTATATTATTAAAACGTATGATTATCATTCTTACCCGTTTGGCAAAAAAACAGTTGTATGGCAGACTAAACTACGCAGAAACGGATTTAGATGCGGTGAGAACTTATAGCCGCTTGGTTGATGTAAATTACAGGCAACTGCACACCGTTACCGAATATGCTGCGATGATGAATAAATCGCCAAAAACGTTATCAAATTTGTTTCATCTGTTTTATAGTAAAACTCCGTTGCAGATAATACACGAACGGATTACGCTGGCGGCAAAACGGATGCTCATGTTCACCGATAAATCAACTAAAGAGATAGGCTTTGAACTGGGGTTTGATGATGCTTCAAAATTCAGCAGGTTTTTCAAAACACAAACCGGCTACAGCCCCACAAGTTTTAAAGACGGGTTGCTAAAAACCGAACCAAGGGAAGAATTGGTATCTTAA
- a CDS encoding ABC transporter permease subunit → MKKLFGEFFKLRGTLPKPVFTIIEITGIVLLLLVWYIVTNLQLIPSSLLPAPGKVISSFEELHFKDALVRNSFFSIKINFLGYVVASLIAIPLGFMIGMFPIFRSLFNRPIDAIRFLPLTAVTGIFIAWFGIGTDMKVYFLAFGIVVYLLPVVVQRIDEVESIYLQTVYTLGANKWQTVTSVFIPNVMAKLSDDIRVLVAMSWTYIIVAELINNTGGLGGLAWQAQRQSRIDKLFAILLVIILIGFLQDKLFKLADRLLFKHKYQ, encoded by the coding sequence ATGAAAAAACTTTTTGGAGAATTTTTTAAGCTAAGAGGGACACTACCAAAACCTGTTTTTACCATTATAGAAATAACAGGTATAGTTTTACTATTGTTGGTTTGGTACATTGTAACCAACCTTCAATTAATACCTTCTTCGCTCTTACCTGCTCCGGGTAAGGTAATTTCTTCGTTTGAGGAATTACACTTTAAGGATGCGCTGGTGCGTAACTCTTTCTTCTCCATAAAAATCAATTTTTTAGGATATGTAGTAGCCTCACTTATTGCTATACCATTGGGATTTATGATTGGGATGTTTCCTATTTTCCGCTCATTGTTCAATAGACCCATTGATGCAATACGATTTTTGCCTTTAACAGCCGTTACAGGGATATTTATTGCGTGGTTTGGCATTGGTACCGATATGAAGGTGTATTTCCTTGCGTTTGGTATTGTGGTGTATCTATTGCCAGTAGTTGTGCAGAGAATAGATGAGGTAGAAAGTATTTACTTGCAAACGGTTTATACGTTGGGTGCCAATAAGTGGCAAACAGTTACTTCTGTTTTTATACCTAATGTAATGGCCAAGCTAAGTGATGATATCAGGGTGCTGGTGGCAATGAGTTGGACTTACATAATAGTGGCTGAACTTATAAATAATACAGGTGGGTTAGGGGGACTTGCATGGCAAGCTCAAAGACAGAGCCGTATTGATAAGTTGTTTGCCATACTGCTGGTGATAATACTGATAGGTTTTTTACAAGATAAATTATTTAAACTGGCTGATAGGCTATTGTTTAAGCATAAATATCAATAA
- a CDS encoding sigma-70 family RNA polymerase sigma factor, giving the protein MFGRKKFSDEEIVEEIRGGNQQALVYLYQNNFSSVRNYILKNNGTLEDVDDILQDAVIAVWQNVSQRSFNLTSKLNTYIYAIAKNLWLKQLNKDKRLDPLEDFHSNTHPADEPKNHKMDLDIVVEYLEKLGDTCRELLQLFYFDGLDMTSIAERMDFANADTAKSKKYQCFKKLEQLIKQDFTKGDFNI; this is encoded by the coding sequence ATGTTTGGACGCAAAAAATTCAGCGACGAGGAAATAGTAGAAGAAATACGAGGAGGGAACCAGCAGGCGCTGGTGTATTTGTATCAGAATAATTTTAGTTCGGTGAGGAATTACATTTTAAAAAATAACGGCACGCTAGAAGACGTTGACGATATTTTACAAGATGCGGTGATTGCAGTCTGGCAAAATGTCAGTCAGCGCAGTTTTAACCTCACCTCTAAACTGAATACATATATATATGCCATAGCCAAAAATTTATGGCTGAAACAATTGAATAAGGATAAACGCCTTGACCCGCTTGAGGATTTTCACAGCAATACCCATCCGGCCGATGAGCCTAAAAACCATAAGATGGACTTGGATATTGTGGTAGAGTACCTTGAGAAACTGGGCGATACCTGCCGCGAGCTGTTGCAGTTGTTTTATTTTGACGGGTTGGATATGACCTCGATAGCTGAACGAATGGATTTTGCCAACGCAGATACTGCTAAATCAAAAAAGTACCAGTGTTTTAAAAAGCTGGAACAGTTGATTAAGCAAGATTTTACCAAAGGTGATTTTAACATTTAA
- a CDS encoding OmpA family protein — protein MNKLTPLSKFLIAVVIAGGLGYLIYSLANNKNITEKLLPKGGSENASDVDRDKLIRVGVVTWGGYAGGEYFNEGFKPSKESRFTKEYGINVEFVLNDDFNSSREAWKAGEIDVLWTTIDAFPTEVDGFKDLDPQVIFQADWSRGGDAIVVRRGIDNVADLKGKKVAVAPMTPSNTFLIWLLDAGGLKKEDIEIVEAPNAVDAAAYFKAGKVDAAVVWSPDDEDCVKNVKGAKVLRNTKSASNIIADVFFVKKAYLEKNKEDLKKLVEGWLRGAAEINSSESNKQKAAKILAGGLNLPEEFCYNAINNARLCTYGDNVNFFNIEGNYTGVKGEDLYNRMSKSYNKWGYAPATVPAFRLIANPSLIKDIKLNGNEHNAEEQTEFSPVTKELKTAPAFSAKAITITFATGSATLDENAKYIIDMEFTEIAKAFGNVRVRIEGNTDNVGSEATNQVLSERRAQAVADYLASEHGMPRNKFVIVGNGSKKPVADNSTDKGKSKNRRTEFQLLAEE, from the coding sequence ATGAACAAATTGACACCCCTTTCAAAATTCCTTATTGCTGTTGTAATTGCAGGTGGTTTGGGTTATTTGATATATTCATTGGCGAATAACAAAAACATTACTGAAAAACTGCTGCCCAAAGGCGGGTCAGAAAATGCCAGTGATGTTGATAGGGATAAACTTATTCGTGTGGGCGTTGTGACTTGGGGCGGATATGCCGGAGGTGAATATTTTAACGAAGGTTTTAAACCCTCAAAAGAATCACGTTTTACAAAAGAATACGGCATTAATGTAGAGTTTGTACTTAATGACGATTTTAACTCATCACGCGAAGCTTGGAAAGCAGGCGAGATAGATGTGTTATGGACAACGATTGATGCGTTTCCGACAGAGGTAGATGGTTTTAAAGATCTAGACCCTCAGGTAATATTTCAAGCTGACTGGTCGCGTGGTGGTGATGCCATCGTAGTGCGCAGGGGCATTGATAATGTTGCAGATTTGAAGGGCAAAAAAGTTGCCGTGGCTCCTATGACCCCATCAAACACGTTTTTGATTTGGTTGTTGGATGCAGGGGGACTTAAGAAAGAAGATATTGAAATTGTTGAAGCACCTAATGCTGTTGATGCCGCTGCTTATTTTAAAGCAGGTAAAGTAGATGCTGCCGTAGTTTGGAGCCCGGATGATGAGGATTGTGTGAAAAACGTGAAAGGTGCTAAAGTTTTGCGTAACACAAAGTCAGCTTCAAACATTATTGCGGATGTGTTTTTTGTTAAAAAAGCCTACTTAGAAAAGAACAAAGAAGACTTAAAGAAGTTAGTTGAAGGCTGGTTGCGCGGTGCAGCAGAAATAAACTCATCAGAAAGCAATAAGCAAAAAGCTGCTAAAATACTTGCCGGAGGGTTAAACCTACCCGAAGAGTTTTGCTACAATGCTATAAACAATGCCCGTTTGTGTACATATGGTGATAATGTTAACTTCTTTAACATTGAAGGTAATTATACCGGTGTTAAAGGTGAAGACCTGTATAACCGTATGAGCAAATCATACAATAAATGGGGGTATGCTCCTGCTACAGTGCCCGCGTTTAGGTTAATTGCTAATCCATCTTTGATAAAGGATATTAAGCTTAACGGTAATGAACACAATGCAGAGGAGCAAACAGAGTTTTCACCCGTTACAAAAGAGCTTAAAACTGCCCCGGCTTTTTCAGCAAAAGCCATTACCATCACCTTTGCTACCGGAAGCGCAACGCTGGATGAAAACGCAAAGTATATTATAGATATGGAGTTTACCGAAATTGCCAAGGCTTTTGGTAATGTGCGTGTGCGTATAGAAGGAAATACTGATAATGTGGGCTCAGAGGCAACAAATCAAGTTCTTTCGGAACGTAGGGCGCAAGCAGTAGCTGATTACTTAGCGTCTGAACACGGAATGCCTCGAAATAAATTTGTTATTGTGGGTAACGGTAGCAAAAAACCCGTTGCGGATAACAGTACAGATAAAGGCAAATCGAAGAATCGCCGTACTGAGTTCCAGCTTCTAGCAGAAGAATAA
- a CDS encoding ABC transporter ATP-binding protein, with product MSDTFFDSSLPNVIELRGIRQTYDGKKYVLDGLDFVVPDKPDQGQFIALMGASGCGKSTLLRYICNLQQPTEGTVLVNGKPLDEKTRVSMVFQNYSSLPWFSVLDNVALPLKFKGVDKKEREEKAMAMIQLVGLDGHEKKYAKMPALSGGQLQRVAIARSLIANPEIIVMDEPFGALDINTRLQMQDMLEDIWLKFHSTIIFVTHDITEAVYLGDEVYIMAANPGHIAHRVSVDLPFNRTRESKREKRFIELVNEVEDLMNIVSATEQKG from the coding sequence ATGAGCGATACTTTTTTTGATAGTTCATTGCCCAACGTTATTGAGTTGCGGGGGATACGCCAAACGTACGACGGGAAGAAGTATGTGCTTGACGGACTTGATTTTGTAGTACCCGATAAACCCGATCAAGGTCAATTTATTGCTTTGATGGGAGCGTCAGGTTGCGGAAAATCTACGTTGCTTCGCTACATATGCAATTTGCAACAACCCACCGAAGGAACAGTTTTGGTAAATGGTAAGCCTTTAGATGAAAAAACAAGGGTAAGCATGGTGTTTCAAAACTACTCCTCGCTTCCTTGGTTTAGTGTGCTGGATAATGTTGCCTTGCCCTTAAAGTTCAAAGGAGTTGATAAAAAGGAGCGGGAAGAAAAGGCAATGGCAATGATACAGTTGGTAGGGCTTGACGGGCACGAGAAAAAGTATGCAAAAATGCCGGCTCTTTCAGGTGGGCAGCTACAGCGTGTAGCAATTGCACGAAGCCTGATTGCAAACCCGGAAATTATAGTAATGGACGAGCCTTTTGGGGCATTGGACATTAACACTCGCTTGCAAATGCAGGATATGCTTGAGGATATTTGGCTAAAGTTCCACTCAACCATCATTTTCGTTACTCATGATATAACAGAGGCTGTTTATTTGGGAGACGAGGTTTACATCATGGCGGCAAATCCGGGACATATTGCTCATAGGGTGAGTGTTGATTTACCATTTAACCGTACTCGTGAAAGTAAACGCGAAAAACGCTTTATTGAGTTGGTGAACGAGGTTGAAGATTTGATGAACATAGTGAGCGCTACAGAGCAAAAGGGGTAA
- a CDS encoding acyl-CoA carboxylase subunit beta, which translates to MSDLEFNKNEDAMRLLVDKLKYEFGKISKGGGDKAAAKQKEKGKMLARERIAYLLDKDSPFMEIGAFAAYDMYEEYGGCPSAGVVCGVGYIQGRQCMVVANDATVKAGAWFPMAGKKNLRAQEIAMENRLPIIYLVDSAGVFLPMQDEIFPDKEHFGRIFRNNAIMSSMGITQISAIMGSCVAGGAYLPIMSDEAMIVDKTGSIFLAGSYLVKAAIGEDIDNETLGGATTHCEISGVTDYKFPDDKSCLDRIRGIMGKIGHFETAGFDRIKPVKPAKDPHEILGIMPADRTKQYDTLELIERLVDNSEFDQYKELYGKTILCGYARIDGWAVGIVANNRKLVKSKKGEMQFGGVIYSDSADKAARFILNCNQKKIPLVFLQDVTGFMVGSRSEMGGIIKDGAKMVNAVANSIVPKITIITGNSYGAGNYAMCGKAYDPRFIFAWPTAKIAVMGGEQAAKTLLQIQTATLKGKGEEITPEAEKALLDKITDRYEAQTTPYYAASRLWVDNIINPLETRQHISMSIEAANHSPITKQFNPGVIQT; encoded by the coding sequence ATGTCTGACTTAGAATTTAACAAGAACGAAGACGCGATGCGTCTTTTGGTGGATAAACTAAAGTACGAATTTGGCAAAATAAGCAAAGGCGGCGGCGATAAAGCTGCGGCCAAGCAAAAAGAAAAAGGCAAAATGCTGGCTCGCGAGCGTATTGCCTATTTGCTGGATAAAGACAGCCCGTTTATGGAAATAGGGGCTTTTGCTGCCTATGATATGTACGAAGAATACGGTGGTTGCCCCAGTGCAGGCGTTGTGTGCGGTGTGGGGTATATACAAGGACGCCAGTGCATGGTGGTGGCTAACGATGCCACTGTGAAAGCCGGGGCATGGTTTCCTATGGCAGGCAAAAAGAATTTGCGTGCCCAAGAAATTGCCATGGAAAACCGCTTGCCCATTATTTACTTGGTAGATAGCGCGGGCGTTTTCTTACCTATGCAAGACGAGATTTTCCCTGATAAAGAGCATTTCGGGCGTATTTTCCGTAACAATGCCATTATGAGCAGCATGGGAATTACCCAAATATCAGCCATTATGGGTAGTTGCGTTGCGGGCGGTGCTTACCTGCCTATTATGAGCGACGAAGCCATGATTGTTGACAAAACAGGCTCGATATTCTTAGCAGGTTCATACCTTGTAAAAGCAGCCATTGGCGAAGATATTGACAACGAAACATTGGGCGGCGCTACTACCCATTGCGAAATATCAGGCGTTACGGATTATAAATTCCCCGATGATAAGAGTTGCTTAGACCGCATCAGAGGGATTATGGGTAAAATCGGTCATTTTGAAACCGCAGGGTTCGACCGTATTAAACCTGTGAAGCCTGCCAAAGACCCCCATGAAATTTTAGGCATTATGCCTGCCGACCGCACCAAGCAGTACGATACCCTTGAGTTGATTGAGCGTTTGGTAGATAACAGCGAGTTTGACCAATACAAAGAGCTTTACGGTAAAACCATTTTGTGCGGTTACGCCCGTATAGATGGTTGGGCTGTGGGCATTGTGGCCAACAACCGCAAACTGGTAAAAAGCAAAAAAGGCGAAATGCAGTTTGGCGGGGTAATCTATTCAGACAGTGCTGACAAGGCGGCCCGCTTTATATTAAACTGTAACCAAAAGAAAATACCTCTTGTGTTTTTGCAGGATGTAACGGGCTTTATGGTTGGCTCGCGCAGTGAAATGGGCGGTATTATAAAAGACGGAGCCAAGATGGTAAATGCTGTTGCCAACAGTATTGTTCCTAAAATTACCATTATCACAGGTAACTCCTACGGTGCAGGTAATTATGCCATGTGCGGCAAGGCATACGACCCCCGCTTTATTTTTGCATGGCCTACGGCTAAAATTGCAGTAATGGGAGGCGAGCAAGCCGCCAAAACCTTGTTGCAAATACAAACTGCCACGCTAAAAGGGAAAGGGGAGGAGATTACCCCCGAAGCCGAAAAAGCGTTGCTGGATAAAATTACCGACCGCTACGAAGCCCAAACTACGCCGTATTATGCAGCATCGAGGTTGTGGGTGGATAATATCATCAACCCGTTGGAAACACGCCAGCACATCTCAATGAGTATTGA
- a CDS encoding carboxymuconolactone decarboxylase family protein, with protein sequence MKFTIPTKETAPAGSKAIFENLEKQIGFLPNLFAYIGHSPNALQSSLAYQQGNAKGAFNIKQREVVNLAVSQVNNCQYCLSAHTVLGKMNGFSEEEILQLRAGTHPDEKLNTIALLSAEIQRTHGHPEQTLLDKFFALGYNEAALVDLVALVADKVFANYINNIVQTPIDFPAVPELTPAQQAV encoded by the coding sequence ATGAAATTCACCATCCCAACAAAAGAAACTGCCCCTGCCGGCTCAAAAGCAATTTTTGAAAACCTTGAAAAACAAATTGGTTTTCTTCCCAATTTATTTGCTTACATAGGTCATTCACCCAACGCACTGCAAAGCAGTTTAGCCTACCAACAAGGGAATGCTAAAGGTGCTTTTAACATTAAACAACGTGAGGTTGTGAACCTTGCTGTTTCGCAAGTAAATAATTGTCAGTACTGTCTAAGTGCCCATACTGTCCTTGGAAAAATGAACGGCTTTAGCGAAGAAGAGATTTTGCAACTACGTGCAGGTACCCACCCCGATGAAAAGCTAAACACTATTGCACTCCTTTCGGCTGAAATTCAACGCACGCATGGACACCCTGAGCAAACATTGCTTGACAAGTTTTTCGCGTTAGGATATAACGAAGCTGCACTAGTTGATTTGGTAGCCCTTGTGGCCGATAAAGTGTTTGCCAACTACATTAACAATATTGTGCAGACTCCGATAGATTTTCCGGCAGTGCCTGAATTAACCCCCGCTCAACAAGCAGTTTAA